From Mastacembelus armatus chromosome 13, fMasArm1.2, whole genome shotgun sequence, one genomic window encodes:
- the rnf228 gene encoding E3 ubiquitin-protein ligase rnf152-B yields the protein MAKDDMAEVDLAPNGAEPPGETSSAFPYEEYECKICYNYFDLDRRAPKILECLHTFCEECLNTLHLREERPWRISCPVCRHRTPVPDYRIQNLPNNTKVTEDFPLYIDSDPLPQDALPPYPPPLHPALVALRREEASGTSSASQATPSTTVSTATTLSQDSVRYDSCQSCKRVALTTGCVCVIFSFLSMLVLLFMGLIFVHSHSIPPSPAGPICLSVASILAMFSVVVTWLICWLKYRPDHETGRASATSNSRRNA from the coding sequence ATGGCGAAAGATGACATGGCAGAGGTAGATTTGGCACCGAACGGAGCGGAACCCCCCGGCGAGACCTCCTCGGCGTTTCCCTACGAGGAGTACGAATGCAAGATCTGCTACAATTACTTCGACCTTGACCGCCGGGCTCCCAAGATCCTGGAGTGCCTGCACACGTTTTGTGAGGAGTGCCTGAACACGCTTCACCTCCGGGAGGAGCGGCCATGGCGCATCAGCTGCCCCGTCTGTCGCCACCGGACTCCGGTGCCGGATTATCGGATACAGAACCTGCCCAACAACACGAAGGTGACGGAGGATTTTCCGCTCTACATCGACTCGGACCCCTTGCCTCAGGACGCTTTGCCGCCGTATCCTCCCCCGCTGCACCCAGCACTTGTCGCTCTTCGCCGGGAGGAGGCGTCGGGGACGTCCAGCGCCAGCCAGGCGACCCCGTCCACCACCGTGTCCACGGCCACGACCCTCTCCCAGGACTCGGTGCGGTACGACAGCTGTCAGAGCTGCAAGAGGGTGGCGCTGACTACCGGCTGCGTCTGTGTGATCTTCTCCTTTCTGTCCATGCTGGTGTTGCTGTTCATGGGCCTGATCTTTGTGCACAGTCACAGCATTCCTCCCTCCCCGGCGGGACCCATCTGCTTGTCCGTAGCCAGCATCCTGGCCATGTTCTCCGTGGTTGTCACATGGCTCATCTGCTGGCTCAAATATAGACCCGACCATGAGACAGGCCGCGCATCCGCCACCAGTAACTCGCGGAGAAACGCCTGA